A window of the Gemmatirosa kalamazoonensis genome harbors these coding sequences:
- a CDS encoding TIGR03118 family protein: protein MTRFLPLGAALWLGASVVGAQPSRYAQTNLTSNIPGLAPNTDPDLRNPWGISFGPATPFWLSDNGTGLTTLYNGFGVKQGLVVTIPPAAGAPAGTLSTPTGQVFNGFATSNPTSLLVNGNPARFIFATEDGTINGWNGGTTAIRMVDLSSAGASYTGLAIGATGGNPFLYAANFASGKIDPFDGNWNPASLGGSFNDPNLPAGYSPFNVQNIGGQLYVAYALLDQNTGDEIQGAGLGIVDVFDTNGNLLRRLINPGGALNAPWGFALAPASFGAFGGSLLVGNLGDGTINAFDPTTGAMRGTLLNLGGTPLVNDGLWGIAFGNAGVGFNPNALYIAAGINDEEDGLFARITATPEPSSVALVATGLGALLAAARRRRRA, encoded by the coding sequence TTGACCAGGTTCTTGCCGTTGGGGGCGGCACTGTGGCTCGGCGCGTCGGTGGTCGGGGCGCAGCCGAGCCGGTACGCGCAGACGAATCTGACGTCGAACATCCCCGGCCTGGCCCCGAACACCGACCCGGATCTACGGAACCCGTGGGGGATCTCGTTCGGTCCCGCGACGCCGTTCTGGCTCTCCGACAACGGCACGGGGCTGACGACGCTGTACAACGGGTTCGGCGTGAAACAGGGGCTCGTGGTGACGATTCCACCGGCGGCCGGCGCGCCGGCGGGGACGCTCTCGACGCCGACCGGGCAGGTGTTCAACGGCTTCGCGACGAGCAACCCGACGTCGCTCCTCGTGAACGGCAACCCGGCGCGGTTCATCTTCGCCACCGAGGACGGCACCATCAACGGGTGGAACGGCGGCACGACCGCCATCCGGATGGTCGACCTGTCGAGCGCCGGCGCGTCGTACACCGGGCTGGCGATCGGCGCGACGGGTGGGAACCCGTTCCTGTACGCCGCGAACTTCGCCAGCGGCAAGATCGACCCGTTCGACGGCAACTGGAACCCGGCGAGCCTCGGCGGGTCGTTCAACGACCCGAACCTGCCGGCCGGCTACTCGCCGTTCAACGTGCAGAACATCGGCGGGCAGCTGTACGTCGCCTATGCGCTGCTCGACCAGAACACGGGCGACGAGATCCAGGGGGCCGGGCTCGGGATCGTCGACGTGTTCGACACGAACGGCAATCTGCTGCGTCGGCTGATCAACCCGGGCGGCGCGCTGAACGCGCCGTGGGGGTTCGCCCTCGCGCCGGCGAGCTTCGGCGCGTTCGGCGGCTCCCTGCTCGTCGGCAACCTCGGCGACGGGACGATCAACGCGTTCGATCCGACGACCGGCGCGATGCGCGGCACGCTGCTGAACCTCGGCGGCACGCCGCTCGTGAACGACGGGCTGTGGGGGATCGCGTTCGGCAACGCCGGCGTGGGGTTCAACCCGAACGCGCTGTACATCGCGGCCGGGATCAACGACGAGGAGGACGGGCTGTTCGCGCGCATCACCGCGACGCCGGAGCCCTCGAGCGTGGCCCTCGTGGCGACGGGCCTCGGCGCGCTGCTCGCGGCGGCGCGTCGGCGGCGGCGTGCGTAG